In a single window of the Streptomyces sp. NBC_00091 genome:
- a CDS encoding Gfo/Idh/MocA family protein: MPAPLRLGLLGCGDIAARRTLPALARTPELALAAVAAREPARAAAFAARFGGEPAASYEELLARPDVDAVYLCLPTVLHAHWAERALRAGKHVLVEKPLATNGADAERLFVLAAQRRLVLLENFMFLHHATQATVTGLLASGALGTVRAVSAAFTIPPRPDGDTRYDPALGGGALLDNGVYPLRAALRFLGDRLTVAGAVLRHDERHGVDLSGSVLLAAPDGAAAQLRFGMEHHYRSWYEVQGSAGTLSVEQVYTTAPDHAPVVRLCVGTDRSEIRVPAEDHFEAVLRFFARAVANPERTGSGLPLLDAESRRQAGLLDEIRAAAVRISV; encoded by the coding sequence ATGCCCGCCCCCCTGCGCCTCGGCCTCCTCGGCTGCGGCGACATCGCCGCCCGCCGCACCCTGCCCGCGCTGGCCCGCACCCCCGAGCTGGCCCTCGCGGCCGTCGCGGCGCGCGAGCCCGCCCGGGCCGCCGCGTTCGCGGCCCGCTTCGGCGGCGAGCCCGCGGCCTCCTACGAGGAGCTGCTGGCCCGCCCCGACGTCGACGCCGTCTACCTGTGCCTGCCGACCGTGCTGCACGCCCACTGGGCGGAGCGGGCCCTGCGCGCCGGCAAGCACGTCCTCGTGGAGAAGCCCCTGGCCACCAACGGGGCCGACGCCGAGCGGCTGTTCGTGCTCGCGGCCCAGCGCCGCCTGGTGCTGCTGGAGAACTTCATGTTCCTCCACCACGCCACCCAGGCGACCGTGACCGGCCTGCTCGCCTCCGGCGCCCTCGGCACCGTCCGCGCGGTGTCCGCCGCCTTCACCATCCCGCCCCGCCCTGACGGCGACACCCGCTACGACCCCGCCCTCGGCGGCGGCGCCCTCCTCGACAACGGGGTCTACCCGCTGCGCGCCGCGCTGCGGTTCCTCGGCGACCGGCTCACGGTCGCCGGGGCGGTGCTGCGCCACGACGAGCGCCACGGCGTGGACCTGTCCGGCTCCGTGCTGCTGGCCGCACCCGACGGGGCCGCGGCCCAGCTGCGGTTCGGGATGGAGCACCACTACCGGTCCTGGTACGAGGTCCAGGGCAGCGCCGGCACCCTGTCCGTCGAGCAGGTCTACACGACGGCGCCCGACCACGCCCCCGTCGTGCGGCTGTGCGTGGGAACGGACCGCAGCGAGATCCGCGTACCCGCCGAGGACCACTTCGAGGCCGTGCTGCGGTTCTTCGCCCGGGCCGTGGCGAACCCGGAGCGGACCGGCTCCGGCCTGCCGCTCCTCGACGCGGAGTCGCGGCGGCAGGCCGGTCTGCTGGACGAGATCCGCGCGGCGGCCGTCCGTATCAGCGTGTGA
- the abc-f gene encoding ribosomal protection-like ABC-F family protein: MRMSSPTASRVHSQLTLDEVTKRYDDHVVLDRVSLTVKPGEKAGVIGDNGSGKSTLLRLIAGVEATDNGDLTVTAPGGVGHLPQRLELPAGATVRDVLDQAFADLRDVERRLHAAEDALVDNDPALLEEYGNLLAEFEDRGGYEADARADAALHGLGLPGLDRERRVDTLSGGERSRLALAATLAAAPELLLLDEPTNDLDDQAVDWLEKRLQDHRGTVVVITHDRAFLEAVTSTILEVDPDTHTVNRYGNGYQGYLTAKAAARARWEQEYEDHLQEIARQEKLAENAGRMLAAIAKKGPWAFSGSEHHRARSSSSATSGKARNANERLRRLRENPVPAPPEPLRFTPSLALGEDSAPADPSAVLTELSGVEVPGRLSIEALAVAPGERLLITGPNGAGKSTLLRVLAGDIEPERGTVRRAAHIGWLRQDETPKHPRRSVLAEFAEGRLGHPDEYAEQLLALGLFREAELELPVGSLSVGQRRRIDVARLVTRPVDLLLLDEPTNHLSPLLVEELEEALAHYTGAVVTVTHDRRMRRGFQGTHLELAGGSAVTR, from the coding sequence ATGCGAATGTCCTCACCCACCGCGTCCCGGGTGCACTCCCAGCTCACGCTGGACGAGGTCACCAAACGCTACGACGACCACGTCGTGCTGGACCGGGTGTCGCTGACGGTCAAACCCGGCGAGAAGGCGGGTGTCATCGGCGACAACGGCTCGGGGAAGTCGACGCTGCTCCGGCTGATCGCGGGTGTGGAGGCCACCGACAACGGCGACCTGACCGTCACCGCCCCCGGCGGTGTGGGCCATCTGCCGCAGCGCCTGGAACTGCCCGCCGGGGCCACCGTCCGGGACGTGCTGGACCAGGCGTTCGCGGACCTGCGGGACGTGGAGCGGCGGCTGCACGCCGCCGAGGACGCCCTGGTCGACAACGACCCGGCGCTGCTGGAGGAGTACGGCAACCTGCTCGCCGAGTTCGAGGACCGCGGCGGCTACGAGGCCGACGCCCGGGCGGACGCGGCCCTGCACGGCCTGGGCCTGCCCGGCCTCGACCGGGAGCGGCGCGTGGACACGCTGTCCGGCGGCGAGCGTTCGCGCCTGGCGCTGGCGGCGACGCTGGCCGCCGCCCCCGAGCTGCTGCTGCTCGACGAGCCGACGAACGACCTGGACGACCAGGCCGTCGACTGGCTGGAGAAGCGGCTCCAGGACCACCGGGGCACGGTCGTCGTCATCACCCACGACCGGGCCTTCCTGGAGGCGGTGACCTCCACCATCCTGGAGGTGGACCCCGACACCCACACCGTCAACCGGTACGGCAACGGCTACCAGGGCTACCTCACCGCCAAGGCCGCCGCCCGCGCCCGCTGGGAGCAGGAGTACGAGGACCACCTCCAGGAGATCGCCCGCCAGGAGAAGCTCGCCGAGAACGCCGGCCGGATGCTCGCGGCGATCGCCAAGAAGGGCCCCTGGGCCTTCAGCGGCTCCGAGCACCACCGGGCCCGCTCCTCCTCCTCGGCGACCTCGGGCAAGGCGCGCAACGCCAACGAACGGCTGCGCAGGCTGCGGGAGAACCCGGTGCCCGCGCCGCCGGAGCCGCTGCGCTTCACCCCGTCCCTGGCCCTCGGGGAGGACTCCGCCCCCGCCGATCCGTCGGCCGTCCTCACCGAGCTGTCCGGCGTCGAGGTGCCCGGCCGGCTCTCGATCGAGGCCCTGGCCGTCGCACCGGGCGAGCGGCTGCTGATCACCGGGCCGAACGGGGCCGGCAAGAGCACCCTGCTGCGGGTCCTGGCCGGGGACATCGAGCCCGAGCGGGGCACGGTGCGGCGGGCCGCGCACATCGGCTGGCTGCGCCAGGACGAGACCCCCAAGCACCCGCGCCGCTCGGTGCTCGCGGAGTTCGCGGAGGGCCGGCTGGGCCACCCCGACGAGTACGCCGAGCAGCTGCTGGCGCTGGGCCTGTTCCGGGAGGCGGAGCTGGAGCTGCCGGTGGGTTCCCTGTCGGTGGGGCAGCGGCGGCGCATCGACGTGGCCCGCCTGGTGACCCGTCCGGTGGACCTGCTGCTGCTGGACGAGCCGACGAACCACCTGTCGCCGCTGCTGGTCGAGGAACTGGAGGAGGCCCTCGCGCACTACACGGGCGCGGTGGTCACCGTCACGCACGACCGGCGGATGCGCCGCGGCTTCCAGGGCACGCACCTGGAGCTGGCGGGCGGCAGCGCCGTCACACGCTGA
- a CDS encoding antibiotic biosynthesis monooxygenase, with product MVTFVNKLNVHGDLTRFLAAKSRVTRFVSAQPGCVSHQTLRLVGTANVFVELSVWEDAAAHRAAVTSTGFRELAQDLSVLATREQGLYETLPEQGPATAARPAA from the coding sequence ATGGTGACCTTCGTCAACAAGCTCAACGTCCACGGCGACCTGACGCGCTTCCTCGCCGCGAAGAGCCGCGTCACACGGTTCGTCAGCGCCCAGCCCGGCTGTGTCAGCCACCAGACCCTGCGCCTGGTCGGCACCGCGAACGTGTTCGTCGAACTCTCCGTGTGGGAGGACGCCGCCGCGCACCGCGCCGCCGTGACCAGCACCGGCTTCCGGGAGCTGGCCCAGGACCTGTCCGTCCTCGCCACCCGGGAACAGGGCCTGTACGAGACGCTCCCCGAGCAGGGCCCCGCGACCGCCGCCCGGCCCGCCGCCTAG
- a CDS encoding class I adenylate-forming enzyme family protein: protein MPALAHPEPPHFPHPSLDGLLRRAAERAPGAPAIRVGAQTLSFGELDARADRIAAFLECSVGRRGVRVGVANTLDADFAAAYYGTVRSGNTVVLLNPLVSPTRLVKVLASAEAELAFVPRNIAALLADADDRPPRLSLVLVTGAGDDPVPGDTVPLDLVLDAVAAATRCAAPGAPAAFDPDAEVCVQFTTGTTGRPKGVRLTHRNLVANAAQTAAVHRLDAGSVTLNHLPLYLPMHLNSAVYAGACQVLCPDPDPLASLALAERAGATHYYGLPARLHRLAADERLDRAGLPGIPAGPRLTAVLSGGSALSPDAARILGERLGVPVLQGYGLAELSPLTHSQSPDRPVPGSVGAPVPGTECRIVHPETGTPLDPAETGEVQVRGPQLMAGYLDESGPPAGPDGWFSTGDVGRIGPDGELFLVDRLGDVFLHDGELVSPSAVERVLGSDPRVAECAVVGWPDAVHGAVTWAGIVLRDRGAAPAVLEEIAARANTRLAPFEHIRRVEAIDAVPRTPVGKPVRGELRRTVRTRAAAEAAA, encoded by the coding sequence GTGCCGGCCCTCGCCCATCCGGAACCGCCGCACTTCCCGCACCCGTCACTCGACGGGCTGCTCCGCCGCGCCGCCGAACGGGCCCCCGGGGCCCCCGCCATCCGCGTGGGCGCGCAGACGCTCAGCTTCGGCGAACTCGACGCCCGGGCCGACCGGATCGCCGCCTTCCTGGAGTGCTCGGTCGGCCGGCGCGGGGTCCGCGTCGGGGTCGCGAACACCCTCGACGCGGACTTCGCCGCCGCCTACTACGGCACCGTCCGCAGCGGGAACACCGTCGTGCTGCTCAACCCGCTCGTCTCGCCCACCCGGCTGGTGAAGGTGCTGGCCTCGGCGGAGGCGGAGCTGGCCTTCGTCCCCCGGAACATCGCCGCACTGCTCGCCGACGCCGACGACCGGCCACCCCGGCTGTCGCTCGTCCTGGTCACCGGCGCCGGGGACGACCCGGTCCCCGGGGACACCGTCCCGCTGGACCTCGTCCTGGACGCCGTCGCCGCGGCGACCCGCTGCGCGGCCCCCGGCGCGCCCGCCGCCTTCGATCCGGACGCGGAGGTGTGCGTGCAGTTCACGACGGGCACCACGGGCCGGCCCAAGGGGGTGCGGCTGACCCACCGCAACCTGGTCGCCAATGCCGCCCAGACGGCCGCCGTCCACCGGCTCGACGCCGGCTCGGTGACCCTGAACCACCTGCCGCTGTACCTGCCGATGCACCTCAACTCGGCGGTGTACGCGGGCGCCTGCCAGGTCCTGTGCCCGGACCCGGACCCCCTGGCCTCGCTCGCGCTCGCCGAACGCGCGGGCGCCACCCACTACTACGGGCTGCCCGCCCGCCTGCACCGGCTCGCCGCCGACGAGCGGCTGGACCGGGCCGGACTCCCCGGCATCCCGGCGGGCCCCCGCCTGACCGCCGTCCTGTCCGGCGGCAGCGCCCTGTCCCCGGACGCCGCCCGGATCCTGGGCGAGAGGCTCGGCGTACCCGTGCTCCAGGGCTACGGCCTGGCCGAACTCTCCCCGCTCACCCACTCCCAGAGCCCGGACCGGCCGGTGCCCGGCTCGGTGGGCGCGCCCGTGCCCGGAACCGAGTGCCGCATCGTGCACCCGGAGACCGGCACCCCGCTGGACCCGGCGGAGACCGGCGAGGTGCAGGTGCGCGGCCCGCAGCTGATGGCCGGCTACCTCGACGAGAGCGGGCCGCCGGCCGGCCCCGACGGCTGGTTCTCCACCGGGGACGTCGGCCGCATCGGCCCGGACGGGGAGCTGTTCCTCGTCGACCGGCTCGGCGACGTCTTCCTGCACGACGGGGAGCTGGTCTCGCCCAGCGCCGTCGAGCGGGTCCTCGGCTCCGACCCCCGGGTCGCCGAGTGCGCGGTCGTCGGCTGGCCCGACGCCGTGCACGGAGCGGTCACCTGGGCGGGCATCGTGCTGCGCGACCGCGGCGCCGCCCCCGCCGTGCTCGAGGAGATCGCCGCCCGCGCCAACACCCGCCTGGCGCCCTTCGAGCACATCCGCCGCGTCGAGGCGATCGACGCCGTCCCGCGCACCCCCGTCGGCAAGCCCGTACGCGGTGAGCTGCGCCGCACCGTCCGTACCCGCGCGGCCGCCGAAGCGGCGGCCTGA